In the genome of Aedes aegypti strain LVP_AGWG chromosome 2, AaegL5.0 Primary Assembly, whole genome shotgun sequence, the window taagcagcggcaaaataaaaataaatttgaaaaacttttatgaCAACATATTTAAATGCATTTCTTACTGCATCTAAGTTTTCCTATTTCCActcacggtaaacagatttcgtgacgaacttattaaaaaatgcattatttcgaatttcATTATTTAAGCTGATGTTTTTTATGGTCAAACTatagctactactgcaataaagaGGGCTGTATACAAAAATctacatttctttaaaattttgtttattatttttgcatgagcggttattggaacacatAAAAATACCTAGTGATCCAATTACCGCTCACGAGGTcattataaataattattttatcaaatgaaaataatgtcagacgacttcatttgaaagttgttatTTCTGCTTAAAAatatccgtgcgaaaaatgttagtttttgacacgaaaaatcaattttcacactagtGGGCGGCaataggggcatgagcggatactggtgcactgaaaGTAATCCAATTCCTTATTAAGACCATTGCATTCGAGGTATATCATTATTTTAGATCTCTTTTTGCTTTGCTGCATTCGTCTTCGCTTCTTCCCTCcgagtaaataaaaaaaaaacaattgaattaCACTTACAATCATATCAcattttattgtaaaaatatcacATCGATGTGTACACCcttacaaaatatgcaaagtcaTAGGCCAGTGGTTACACAGTAACACTTACTAGGCGGTGCGCACTAACACTCCCGAAGAAGTGAAGTTGCAATCCAGCTGCAACGTGGAATAGATTCATTCAAAACTAATAGAAATCGTTTAACCATTATTGTACATCCTTGTACAGCTGGATAAAATCGGCGAAGCTGTTCATGTAAAAGTCGGGCAGCTGTGCAGGCACCTTTTGCGCCCGGACCATGTCCAGGGTGGTGCCTCCGCTGAGCATCAGGAGCTTCTGGAACCCGCATAACGATGCGAAGCCCATGTCCTGCGGCAGCATGTCACCGATGAACAGCACTCGCTTGGGTCGCTTTACGTTGAACTGTTCCAGAACAAAGTCGGCCAAAGCTTGACCCGGTTTGCCGAGAATCAACGCTTCACGGCCAGTGGCCCGTTCCAGGATGTCGATGAAGTAGCCCGGTCCGATCACGTCCATTCGATCGCCCAGGGGAACGATATAGTCGGTGGCACCCGCAATCAGGATGCAGTCCGGATTCCGTTCCAGATAGCACTTGACTTTCATCAAATGCGCCAGCGAGATGTTCACGTCAATATCCAAAACGACCGCACCAACCCGGGGGCTGTCCGATTCCGTGAAGAAATCCGTGAACACGCGAACCGAATCGGCCGCTCTTTCGTCAGCGAAACGATCGTCAGGCTGTTGAAGGGAAAAGGCAACATGGTTAGATCACGGTGGTTTAACACACAAGCAAAGCTACATACCCCATCTAGGACCGTGTACTGCTCGTTTCGGAGATAGTCTTTGAACACCTCGGTAGCAACGCAATAGACCGCATCCGTCATGTTGATCGCTTTCAGATAACGTACTGTGGTCAGAGCCGGATGGACAATGTCCAGCTCATGTGATGGAATCCCCAACTTGAGGAATTTCTGCTTGTACTCCTCCATGGTGCGCATTCCATTGTTGGAGATGAAGGCGAGCTTCTTGCCCTTCTTCTTAAGCAGCGGTAGGGCTTTGTCAACGCCGGGAATGGGGCCGATAAAGTCCCACACAACACCATCACAGTCCGACATGATGGTGTCGAACGAATCTAAAAACTGTCGTTTCTCCTCCTTGGACAAATCCAGAACGTGACGAATTGGAGTCATCTGGTTCGTGATGGCAGGCATTTTGATTTTGGACACTTATTAACACACTTATTTAAAACAACTATTGAATACACTTAGTTTTCTGTCACTTTGTCACTTGAATATAAAACTTAACTTTCTTCTCTGGATAGTAGTTCAATTTTGAAGCGGTGAGTGACCTCAAGGCCCTATTTATAGTCGAGAGAGATAAAGGAGATCTGCATGGTTAGCCCATGTTGCGGATAGGAAAGCGACAGATGTGATTGTTTCTACCGAGAAGAGCATTGTTTCGAATAACAGTATCTCACTGATAAGCTATCTTATTCTTTCGATCGGTTTTCGTGGCAATATCGTTCATATGCGGAAATATGTGGACACTGAATTGAGTGAAATGTTAATACCTGAtaaaattctgataaaaatattgatgaaaaaaatcataagtttGTATCAATATTGTTTGTAATCTAATGACTCTAAATTTGCTACACAAGATTGATCATACACAGCCATTGAGTTTTAAGTCACTCAAATTGGCTAACAGGATTGCAATTATGAATTGTAAATTATGCTCATAAAATTTCAATTCTGCTACAAAATGTTATGCTACTGAACATGACTTTAAAACTGAATGTTAAAACTAGTGGCAACTATTAGAAAGGATTGCTATTCACGCTATATGGTGATATCGAAATCATTTCCATTATTTACTGAGTACCATGAATCATCTGTTTAGCTCACTTGCACAAACTGCCCAAATGGGTTCTTGATCATTATCTGAGTTGATGATTACGGGTTTGTGAGTTATCGTTCAATTGAAAACGATGATGATAATGATATTCTATAAGAGGCAACGTATCGATCGATCGCATACATCGATCATAATTGTATTTGAATTGTAGTTGAGAAGTGAGCGAATAACCGTCTGTGAGCGAATTGATGCCAATATGCTTCAATACTGAATAAATGAGGACAATCAATTTAACCCTCTCTTTTCCATGGTGGTTCCAGAGCTCCATTCGTTTTCGACAAACTTGAGAACCAGATGAATGCTATGCAATACATAGTTACTACAATATTCTAT includes:
- the LOC5568749 gene encoding phosphoglycolate phosphatase 1B, chloroplastic, whose translation is MPAITNQMTPIRHVLDLSKEEKRQFLDSFDTIMSDCDGVVWDFIGPIPGVDKALPLLKKKGKKLAFISNNGMRTMEEYKQKFLKLGIPSHELDIVHPALTTVRYLKAINMTDAVYCVATEVFKDYLRNEQYTVLDGPDDRFADERAADSVRVFTDFFTESDSPRVGAVVLDIDVNISLAHLMKVKCYLERNPDCILIAGATDYIVPLGDRMDVIGPGYFIDILERATGREALILGKPGQALADFVLEQFNVKRPKRVLFIGDMLPQDMGFASLCGFQKLLMLSGGTTLDMVRAQKVPAQLPDFYMNSFADFIQLYKDVQ